One window from the genome of Cryptomeria japonica chromosome 6, Sugi_1.0, whole genome shotgun sequence encodes:
- the LOC131856160 gene encoding uncharacterized protein LOC131856160, giving the protein MEEIYQAAELGRSEFLNKNINLWQQLPGGNTALHIAAYHGHYKFVNLLLSPTSQPPTPDKMVAFLKHQNNRGNTSLHEAVRGGAHILMIKELLNAETRLIRRLNGLNESAGLPEELNAETVSIRRHSDKDESAGLSGRCNAEIESTAETSNTFEPARLPGELNAETGVIDMRNTEDESALFTAAATGRLRIVNFLLQRGCAVYVTSRGETPLHYALDSEHYGVLESLLERKLWSVSQADDNRGWTILHIAASKRNCPQSVVRTILEADPSLCYKTDKVHEQRALHIAAEQGNTRIVSTILKFGRPSVDIVDRDGRTALQRLLKTLSFMFSLYC; this is encoded by the exons atggaagaaatatatcAAGCTGCTGAGTTGGGCCGTTCAGAATTTCTAAATAAGAATATTAACCTTTGGCAGCAGCTTCCGGGAGGAAATACAGCCCTGCACATAGCAGCGTATCATGGCCATTACAAGTTCGTTAATCTCCTGCTATCTCCAACTTCACAACCCCCGACGCCAGATAAGATGGTAGCTTTCCTGAAACATCAAAATAACAGAGGAAACACCAGTCTGCATGAGGCAGTGAGGGGAGGAGCCCACATCTTGATGATCAAAGAGTTACTTAATGCAGAAACGAGGTTGATACGCAGGCTTAATGGCCTGAACGAATCGGCAGGACTCCCTGAAGAGTTAAACGCTGAAACGGTGTCGATACGTAGGCACAGTGACAAGGATGAATCGGCAGGACTCTCTGGGAGGTGTAATGCAGAGATAGAATCGACAGCCGAGACGAGCAACACGTTTGAACCGGCAAGACTCCCTGGGGAGTTAAACGCAGAAACGGGAGTTATAGACATGCGCAACACGGAGGATGAATCGGCCCTTTTCACTGCAGCTGCCACCGGTCGTCTCCGCATCGTAAACTTTCTTTTGCAGAGGGGTTGTGCCGTATACGTAACATCAAGAGGTGAAACACCTTTACACTATGCACTGGACAGTGAACATTATG GTGTGCTGGAGTCATTGCTAGAAAGAAAACTTTGGTCCGTATCACAGGCCGATGATAATCGTGGCTGGACAATACTGCATATTGCTGCATCTAAGCGTAATTGTCCTCAGAGTGTTGTACGCACGATTTTGGAAGCTGATCCTTCATTGTGTTACAAAACTGACAAAGTCCACGAACAGAGGGCGCTTCACATAGCAGCGGAGCAGGGAAACACCAGAATTGTGAGCACCATTCTCAAGTTTGGGAGACCGTCTGTAGATATAGTAGATAGAGACGGCCGCACTGCTCTGCAGCGGCTTTTGAAAACGCTCAGTTTTATGTTTTCATTGTACTGTTAA